From the genome of Uranotaenia lowii strain MFRU-FL chromosome 1, ASM2978415v1, whole genome shotgun sequence, one region includes:
- the LOC129739857 gene encoding uncharacterized protein LOC129739857 produces MNRLNLANCQKLKPKQKVRGRKILIAFSAHRKLSVPGSSIRISEVVGDCPPQQIIIQQRIKMTQMAFKLCDQVLNGLGLLTYLFRKALSPTASYFHFPFKPLSGKDHQSGEKAA; encoded by the exons ATGAACAGATTGAACCTCGCGAACTGTCAAAAACTGAAACCGAAACAAAAAGTTCGCGGCCGAAAAATATTGATTGCCTTCAGCGCACATCGAAAGTTATCGGTTCCTGGAAGTTCAATCCGGATATCTGAAGTCGTTGGCGACTGTCCTCCGCAACAAATAATTATTCAGCAaagaataaaaatgacacagatGGCTTTTAAACTTTGTGACCAGGTGCTGAACGGCCTTGGACTGCTGACGTACTTGTTCCGAAAAGCGCTTAGCCC AACTGCCTCCTACTTTCACTTCCCTTTCAAGCCGTTGAGTGGAAAAGATCATCAATCAGGCGAAAAAGCGGCCTAA